The Acidimicrobiales bacterium sequence GTCCACCTGACGACCGAGCGCCGCCAGGTCGGCGTCGACCATCATCCCCACCAGGCCAGCGAAATCGACCTCGGGGACCCATCCCAACGCCGCCTTGGCCTTGGACGCGTCGCCCACCAGGAGGTCCACCTCGGCGGGGCGGAGGAAGCGCTCGTCGACCACGACGTGATCACGCCAGTCGAGCCCAACGTGACCGAATGCAGCCTCGCACAGCTCCCGGACCGAATGGGTCTCGCCACTCGCCACCACGTAGTCGCCGGGCTCGTCCTGCTGGAGCATGAGCCACATGGCCCGCACGTAGTCGCGGGCGAAGCCCCAGTCGCGACGCGGCTCCAGGTCGCCGAGGGCGAGGGTCTCGTCGAGCCCGGCCTTGATGCGAGCCACACCGTGACTCACCTTTCGGGTCACGAACTCGAGCCCCCGCCGGGGGCCCTCGTGGTTGAAGCAGATGCCCGACGAGGCGTGAAGGCCGTAGCTCTCCCGGTAGTTCACCGTGATCCAGTGCCCGTAGACCTTGGCGACGCCGTAGGGGCTGCGCGGGTAGAACGGCGTTGTCTCGCGCTGCGGTGACTCCCGCACCTTCCCGAACATCTCACTGGAGCTGGCCTGGTAGAACCGAATGGCCGGATCGACGATGCGGATGGCGTCCAGCACCCTCGTCACGCCGAGGGCCGTCGTCTCGCCGGTGAGCACGGGCTGGCTCCACGACGTCTGCACGAACGACTGGGCCGCCAGGTTGTACACCTCGTTCGGGCGGTGGGTCCGCAGGATGTTGATCATCGAGACCTCGTCGAGGAGGTCGCCGGCGGCCAGCGTCAGGCGGTCCTGGATGTGGGCGATGCGCTCGAAGTTGAGGGTGCTGCTGCGTCGCA is a genomic window containing:
- the gmd gene encoding GDP-mannose 4,6-dehydratase, giving the protein MAKRALITGITGQDGSHLAELLLDEGYEVVGMLRRSSTLNFERIAHIQDRLTLAAGDLLDEVSMINILRTHRPNEVYNLAAQSFVQTSWSQPVLTGETTALGVTRVLDAIRIVDPAIRFYQASSSEMFGKVRESPQRETTPFYPRSPYGVAKVYGHWITVNYRESYGLHASSGICFNHEGPRRGLEFVTRKVSHGVARIKAGLDETLALGDLEPRRDWGFARDYVRAMWLMLQQDEPGDYVVASGETHSVRELCEAAFGHVGLDWRDHVVVDERFLRPAEVDLLVGDASKAKAALGWVPEVDFAGLVGMMVDADLAALGRQVDGQR